From Zingiber officinale cultivar Zhangliang chromosome 5B, Zo_v1.1, whole genome shotgun sequence, the proteins below share one genomic window:
- the LOC121984957 gene encoding lysine-specific histone demethylase 1 homolog 3-like isoform X2, producing the protein MEGENTPDDVSPGGCGKVEPRLSEPRSASSKMERKGRKRKSLPSDEAEVGEFDEDERPIGSLFNLKKIKVAKKRKPPSVRVGAENPRCDEQIHMGGMDDTLASFRKKLKAPKKGKGATGGLVSEGSKDSLSLDSANLDKMEDIFSRRGQPGTSGSHGRRGYQRALTGKDEAKGVPPVHDNNFSDGRMGDSLSTFVKSVHPAKKAKGTGGTSCTDVEMKFKMDMVSTDVLLSSPSMKHSLSSDGSHGKVIKRKSRLSLTSDGSREKVFKRKSRLSLTSDGSKEKVIKRRNRRKSEYCTLPDLKIDNLSKEHLCRNSDAGMSVIEQPASLRKTMTGSSLLEEDMVPIPMASDVLDSASALKQPLCCLTQEASFVSVLAIEGSAHFDCYGGSDGRFEEPLDDSAPSILQVQTPYQTFYEKLPDQVNEKIATKEANVKHPVCLSNSVDVSSEGCNGVMAVQCQYTTEFLSNNKLSEKVEGPNTSPDKGIPKAPEGISSLRKPKKEFMKPLLNERYFHPCTGNLTRDEMPKSNSGRILGRSFYHDDKTPSQIEITNVINSEGHNELLCPQVSLRGQCQELQLEFHKTCRIGGDHNEHLSCSCFSHAGVNAEETHSSIAHPNHSAYHNATSCSSQCLPARMPVADDLEPDNVIHQAFSEGVSLVNPILHNAPKEPSSVTNKVPTTNKDPDAVNFDARLDQRETHQNELLENNQSTISYAKMHRLGDMACEGDVDWEILMHEQGFYTSISTADENQSSRPKAKSCFSVDATNSDSVAVAAGLKPHAVNHIEKIKFRDVFKRRGGLQEYLDCRNFILGCWSKDVKHILPRTSCGITDVPSKDEPPRQTLIREIYMFLDRNGYINAGVASEQGIVKLGSLSYHRDPQRLQDKGDHMVNAAGNDEGESLLPSCGRLEHSLNVQVNGQTKIEQDVVPAVTACDAECFTTSMIGNLGCWDSESNLTNAVDNFTSHDEGTRQSDAHQEDNAETCKAPIACQQIDTIDCGPIVDVSSKHALAFSDTDSIKEMESGHANVHLASVQPLGADNHTKSDPNVQKKIIIVGAGPSGITAARHLHRQGFCVTVLEARDRLGGRIYTDRSSLSVPVDLGASIITGVEADVATERRPDPSSLVCSQLGLELTVLNSDCPLYDIVTGDKVPSDLDEALETEYNSLLDDMELLVAQHGESAMNMSLEDGLEYAIRYRRMSKATSDIVTEFDKPNLVNNPIKVAVNSSSCRSTDCVDNELKTNVLSPLERRVMNWHFAHLEYGCAAPLTDVSLPHWNQDDVYGGFGGPHCMIKGGYSTVVENLGMGLDIQLNQNVTEIIYDINETGGALQDEKQVKVITSSGKEFVGDAVLITVPLGCLKAETIKFSPKLPDWKQASIRRLGFGVLNKVILEFPTVFWDDNVDYFGATAEETNQRGQCFMFWNVKKTVGAPVLIALVVGKSAKNGQTFDNSDHVGHALLVLRKLFSEAAVPDPVASVVTNWGMDPFSRGAYSYVAIGASGEDYDTLGRPVANCLFFAGEATCKEHPDTVGGAMMSGLREAVRIMDILTTGKDHLAEVEWMEAIQKQSDSQRNEVKDLSKQLDAYKLGALSKSSSDGKQSLPTKDSVLQDLFFSAKTTSGRLHLAKELLRLPVESLKSFTGTREGLGTLNTWILDSLGKNSTQLLRHCVRLLVLVSTDLVAVRLSGIGRTIKEKVCVHTSRDIRSVASQLVKMWVEVFRKEKAVNGLKLLRQATGLELSKVRSKDGKSHLRASTETSETRCNLQVRSSSGSHSPSKANNRKTEVAATKLESSMSLKSDVKSLHFQRMAAAKNSLVISEEEAATFAAIESARAAALKAAKAYATSEAEVTTVRELPKIPSFHKFARREHCLQIDELDVRRRQSDGNFIRQDCASEIDSRNCRVRDWSVDFSVACGNMDNSKLSGDNHTHSSYSNELAYASNAREHSGESVAIDSRMTRAWVDTDRAGSGGVKDSVAIERWQSQAMDADADFYSSIHMRDEEESNKEVLPDVQNQCHSDEVAAIQFEENKSLFENQVRGVHHIKQGVVDFVASLLMPLYRTRKIDREGYKSIMKKAATKVMEQCTEREKNMAVYDFLDFRRKNKIRSFVDKLIERHLTMQQGVKL; encoded by the exons ATGGAAGGTGAGAATACGCCTGATGATGTTTCACCTGGTGGTTGTGGCAAGGTAGAGCCGCGGCTATCGGAGCCGAGGTCCGCGAGTTCTAAGATGGAGAGGAAAGGGCGCAAGAGGAAGTCTTTGCCGTCGGATGAGGCGGAGGTCGGCGAGTTTGATGAGGATGAGCGGCCGATTGGTTCCCTGTTCAATCTCAAAAAGATTAAGGTTGCGAAAAAAAGGAAGCCACCTTCAGTTAGAGTTGGAGCCGAAAACCCTAGATGTGATGAGCAGATACATATGGGTGGGATGGACGATACATTGGCCAGCTTTAGGAAGAAGCTGAAGGCTCCGAAGAAAGGCAAAGGTGCTACTGGTGGCCTTGTGTCTGAAGGATCCAAGGATTCCCTTTCATTGGATAGTGCAAATTTGGACAAGATGGAGGATATTTTCAGTCGCCGTGGGCAACCAGGAACTTCAGGAAGTCACGGGCGCAGAGGATATCAGCGTGCTTTAACTGGCAAAGATGAGGCCAAAGGAGTGCCCCCGGTGCATGACAACAATTTTTCAGATGGGAGAATGGGAGATTCACTGTCCACCTTTGTCAAGAGTGTTCATCCAGCCAAGAAGGCGAAAGGAACAGGGGGAACCTCATGCACTGACGTGGAGATGAAGTTCAAAATGGACATGGTTTCTACTGATGTACTTCTGAGTTCTCCTTCTATGAAACATAGTTTATCTTCAGATGGATCCCACGGAAAAGTTATCAAGAGAAAGAGTCGTTTATCCTTGACTTCAGATGGATCCAGAGAAAAAGTTTTCAAGAGAAAGAGTCGTTTATCCTTAACTTCAgatggatccaaagaaaaagttaTCAAGAGAAGGAATCGTCGAAAGTCTGAATACTGTACTCTTCCAGACTTGAAGATCGATAACTTGTCAAAGGAGCATTTGTGCAGGAACTCTGATGCTGGAATGTCAGTTATAGAACAACCTGCTTCCTTGAGAAAAACAATGACTGGCTCATCTTTGCTTGAGGAAGATATGGTACCTATTCCAATGGCATCTGATGTTCTTGACTCAGCTAGTGCTCTCAAACAACCACTTTGCTGCCTGACTCAGGAAGCATCTTTTGTTTCAGTATTGGCTATTGAGGGAAGTGCACATTTTGATTGTTATGGTGGTTCAGATGGACGTTTTGAGGAACCTTTAGATGATTCCGCTCCTTCCATCCTACAGGTACAAACTCCTTACCAAACCTTCTACGAGAAGCTACCTGACCAGGTAAATGAAAAGATCGCAACAAAAGAGGCTAATGTCAAACACCCTGTATGTCTATCAAATTCTGTTGATGTTTCATCCGAGGGTTGCAATGGGGTTATGGCTGTACAATGCCAGTACACAACTGAATTTCTTTCAAACAATAAGTTGTCTGAAAAAGTCGAGGGACCCAACACTTCCCCTGATAAAGGCATTCCTAAAGCTCCTGAAGGAATTTCTTCTCTTAGAAAACCAAAGAAAGAATTTATGAAGCCCTTACTGAATGAAAGATATTTCCACCCTTGTACTGGGAATTTAACCAGGGATGAAATGCCAAAATCAAATTCTGGCAGAATACTTGGAAGATCCTTCTATCATGATGATAAGACACCATCTCAAATTGAAATAACAAATGTGATAAACTCTGAAGGCCATAATGAACTTTTGTGTCCTCAAGTTTCACTGAGGGGCCAATGTCAAGAGCTTCAGTTAGAGTTCCATAAAACTTGCAGGATTGGTGGAGACCATAATGAGCATTTGTCTTGTTCGTGTTTCTCTCATGCGGGTGTGAATGCCGAAGAAACTCATAGTTCAATTGCCCATCCAAATCATTCAGCTTATCATAATGCAACATCCTGTAGTTCACAATGTTTACCTGCTAGGATGCCAGTTGCAGACGATCTTGAACCTGATAATGTTATACATCAAGCTTTTAGTGAGGGAGTCTCATTGGTAAATCCTATCTTACACAATGCTCCCAAAGAACCTTCTTCCGTCACCAATAAAGTACCCACAACCAATAAGGATCCTGATGCAGTTAATTTTGATGCTAGACTCGATCAGAGAGAAACCCATCAAAATGAACTACTAGAAAATAACCAATCTACAATTTCCTATGCAAAAATGCACAGGCTTGGTGACATGGCATGTGAGGGAGACGTCGATTGGGAAATCCTTATGCATGAGCAAGGTTTCTACACAAGTATATCTACAGCTGATGAAAACCAATCTTCTAGACCAAAAGCTAAATCATGTTTTTCAGTGGATGCTACTAATTCTGATTCGGTAGCAGTAGCTGCTGGCCTAAAACCTCATGCTGTTAATCATATTGAGAAGATTAAGTTCAGGGATGTCTTTAAGCGAAGAGGTGGTCTTCAAGAATATTTGGATTGCAG GAACTTCATTTTAGGATGTTGGAGTAAAGATGTCAAGCACATACTCCCTCGTACGAGCTGCGGCATAACTGATGTTCCTTCAAAGGATGAACCACCACGTCAAACCCTCATTCGTGAAATCTACATGTTTCTTGATCGTAAT GGTTACATTAATGCAGGAGTTGCTTCAGAGCAAGGCATTGTGAAACTTGGTAGTCTATCTTATCACAGAGATCCGCAAAGGCTTCAAGATAAGGGAGATCACATGGTGAATGCAGCTG GAAATGATGAAGGTGAGAGTCTCCTGCCATCTTGTGGCAGATTGGAGCACTCTCTTAATGTTCAGGTGAATGGGCAGACTAAGATAGAGCAAGATGTGGTGCCAGCAGTTACTGCATGTGATGCTGAATGTTTCACAACTTCTATGATAGGGAACCTAGGGTGCTGGGACTCAGAATCCAACTTAACGAATGCAGTTGACAATTTTACTTCACATGATGAAGGGACTAGACAGAGTGATGCTCATCAAGAAGACAATGCAGAAACTTGTAAAGCTCCGATAGCTTGTCAACAAATTGACACCATTGATTGTGGACCAATAGTTGATGTTTCCTCAAAGCATGCACTGGCTTTCTCTGATACAGATAGTATCAAAGAAATGGAGAGTGGGCATGCTAATGTTCATTTGGCATCTGTACAACCTTTAGGTGCAGATAATCATACTAAATCTGATCCAAATGTTCAGAAGAAGATAATTATTGTCGGAGCAGGTCCTTCTGGCATAACTGCAGCACGCCATTTACACCGCCAGGGCTTTTGTGTGACTGTGCTTGAGGCTCGAGATAGACTTGGGGGTCGTATATACACAGATCGCTCCTCACTTTCAGTTCCTGTTGATCTTGGTGCCAGTATCATCACTGGTGTAGAGGCTGATGTTGCTACTGAAAGAAGGCCAGATCCATCATCCTTGGTATGTAGCCAGTTGGGTCTTGAGTTGACTGTTTTAAATAGTGACTGCCCACTCTACGATATAGTCACGGGGGATAAAGTTCCAAGTGATTTAGATGAGGCATTGGAAACTGAATATAATAGTCTTCTTGATGACATGGAACTTCTTGTGGCACAACATGGTGAGAGTGCAATGAACATGTCTCTTGAGGATGGACTGGAATATGCTATTAGGTACCGACGTATGTCCAAGGCAACATCTGATATAGTCACAGAGTTTGATAAACCAAATTTAGTAAATAATCCTATAAAAGTAGCTGTAAATTCTTCATCTTGTAGATCAACAGATTGTGTTGACAATGAACTTAAAACTAATGTTTTGAGTCCCTTGGAACGAAGAGTGATGAATTGGCACTTTGCACATTTGGAATATGGATGTGCTGCACCACTCACAGATGTATCTCTCCCGCATTGGAATCAAGATGATGTTTATGGAGGATTTGGTGGTCCCCACTGTATGATTAAAGGGGGATACAGCACAGTTGTAGAAAATCTAGGCATGGGACTTGATATTCAACTGAACCAAAATGTTACTGAGATTATCTACGACATTAATGAAACAGGTGGGGCCCTTCAAGATGAAAAACAGGTTAAAGTAATTACCTCAAGTGGAAAGGAATTTGTAGGGGATGCAGTCTTGATCACTGTGCCACTTGGTTGCCTAAAGGCAGAGACTATAAAATTCTCTCCTAAGTTACCAGATTGGAAGCAGGCATCTATACGAAGGCTTGGCTTTGGTGTGCTGAATAAAGTCATATTGGAGTTCCCTACAGTTTTTTGGGATGATAATGTCGACTACTTTGGAGCTACTGCAGAAGAAACTAATCAAAGGGGGCAATGTTTTATGTTTTGGAATGTAAAGAAGACAGTTGGTGCACCTGTTCTTATAGCACTCGTTGTTGGAAAGTCAGCTAAGAATGGACAAACTTTTGACAACTCTGATCATGTCGGCCATGCATTGCTGGTTCTTCGTAAGCTTTTTAGTGAAGCAGCTGTACCAGATCCAGTTGCATCTGTTGTGACCAATTGGGGCATGGATCCATTTAGTAGGGGCGCTTATTCTTATGTTGCTATTGGAGCTTCTGGTGAGGATTATGATACTTTGGGAAGACCAGTTGCAAACTGTTTATTTTTTGCAGGTGAAGCAACCTGTAAAGAACACCCTGATACTGTTGGTGGTGCTATGATGAGTGGTCTTCGAGAAGCAGTACGCATTATGGACATCTTGACCACTGGTAAGGATCACCTAGCAGAGGTAGAGTGGATGGAAGCTATACAAAAACAGTCTGACAGTCAACGAAATGAAGTAAAGGACTTATCAAAGCAACTTGATGCATACAAACTGGGTGCATTATCCAAAAGCTCTTCAGATGGGAAGCAGTCATTGCCCACCAAGGATTCTGTATTACAGGACTTGTTCTTTAGTGCAAAGACTACATCTGGACGACTTCATCTGGCTAAAGAACTATTGCGTCTTCCTGTTGAATCTCTAAAATCTTTCACTGGGACTAGAGAAGGACTTGGCACACTGAACACTTGGATCCTT GATTCTTTAGGGAAAAATTCGACTCAACTCTTGCGACATTGTGTCCGCTTGCTTGTGCTTGTATCAACTGATTTAGTTGCTGTTCGTCTATCAG GAATTGGAAGAACCATTAAGGAGAAGGTTTGTGTGCATACTAGTCGTGATATTCGTTCTGTTGCAAGCCAGCTTGTCAAGATGTGGGTAGAAGTTTTCCGCAAGGAAAAGGCTGTTAATGGTCTGAAGTTGCTAAGGCAAGCAACAGGATTGGAACTTTCCAAAGTAAGATCTAAGGATGGAAAATCCCATCTGCGTGCATCTACTGAGACATCAGAAACTAGATGCAATTTGCAAGTTCGTTCATCTTCTGGAAGTCATTCGCCATCTAAAGCAAACAATAGAAAGACTGAGGTTGCAGCCACAAAGTTAGAATCATCAATGAGCTTAAAATCTGATGTCAAATCATTGCATTTCCAGAGAATGGCAGCTGCAAAGAATAGTTTAGTTATTTCTGAAGAAGAAGCTGCGACTTTTGCTGCCATAGAATCTGCACGAGCTGCTGCTCTGAAAGCTGCAAAG GCATATGCAACTTCAGAAGCAGAGGTCACTACAGTGCGTGAACTTCCAAAGATACCATCTTTCCATAAATTTGCAAGGCGTGAACACTGTCTACAAATTGATGAATTGGATGTCAGAAGGAGGCAATCTGATGGCAATTTTATTAGGCAAGATTGTGCCTCAGAAATAGATTCAAGAAACTGCAGGGTTAGAGATTGGTCTGTTGATTTTAGTGTTGCATGTGGTAACATGGACAATTCAAAATTATCTGGTGATAACCATACTCACTCTAGCTATTCAAATGAATTAGCATATGCATCAAATGCAAGGGAACATTCTGGAGAAAGTGTAGCAATAGATAGCAGAATGACTAGAGCATGGGTTGATACAGATAGGGCTGGTAGTGGTGGTGTCAAGGATTCTGTTGCCATAGAGAGATGGCAGTCACAGGCAATGGATGCAGATGCTGATTTTTACTCCAGTATTCATATGAGAGATGAGGAAGAATCCAACAAGGAAGTGTTACCAGATGTACAAAACCAGTGTCACAGTGACGAAGTTGCTGCCATACAATTCGAAGAAAACAAATCGCTGTTTGAAAATCAAGTAAGAGGAGTCCACCATATTAAACAGGGAGTTGTGGACTTTGTGGCTTCCCTACTGATGCCTTTATACAGAACTAGGAAGATTGACAGAGAAGGATACAAATCCATAATGAAGAAAGCTGCAACCAAG GTAATGGAACAATGTacagaaagagaaaaaaatatggcTGTGTATGACTTTCTTGATTTTAGACGGAAGAACAAG ATTAGATCTTTTGTGGACAAGTTGATTGAAAGACACTTGACTATGCAACAGGGCGTGAAATTGTGA